AGCAAGAGTCTGGGCATCCAGATCCCCGGCTACCGCATCGGCGGCAAGACCGGCACGGCCCAGAAGGCCGAGCGCGGTGTGTACATCCCCGGCGCCCTGATCACCAGCTTCGTGGGCCATCTGCCGATCGACGACCCGCGCTACGTGGTGCTGGTGGTGGTGGATGAACCCAAGGGCGGCAACACCTACGGCTCCACGGTGGCGGCCCCGGTGGCCCGCAAGATCATCGACGCGCTGGTGGTGCTCGAGAAGCTGCCGCCCTCCGATCCCGGAGCCGTGACCACCACCGCGCTGAAGGGGGCCGCTGGAGCCCAGAGGGACTGACATCAGCTCTGTGGCCATTCACGCAACGAGCCCATCACGGAACAGGGCAGGACAGCCGATCTGGCTAGCGTGCGGACATTCCAGGGATCATCGCCGGCCATGGCCAACCTGCTTGACCAACTGTCCGCCATGACCGTGGTGGTGGCCGACACCGGCGACATCGAGGCCATCCAGCAGTTCACCCCCCGCGATGCCACCACCAACCCCTCGCTGATCCTGGCGGCCGCCCAGATCCCCACCTACCAGGAGCTGATCGACCGATCCCTGCGGGAATCGCGCGAGGCGATCGGCGCTGACGCCGGAGCGGATGCCGTGGTGCGGGAAGCCCTCGACGAGATCTGCGTGACCTTCGGCAAGGAGATCCTCAAGATCGTGCCCGGGCGGGTCTCCACCGAGGTGGACGCCCGGCTCAGCTACGACACCGCGGCCACGATCGCCAAGGCCCGCCGGCTGATCGAGCTCTATGCGCAGGCAGGGATCGGCAAGGAGCGGGTGCTGATCAAGGTGGCGTCCACCTGGGAGGGCATCCGCGCCGCCGAGGCCCTGGAGAAGGAGGGCATCCACTGCAACCTCACCCTGCTGTTCTCCTTCGCCCAGGCCGTGGCCTGCGCCGAGGCGGGCGTCACCCTGATCTCCCCCTTCGTGGGGCGCATCCTGGACTGGTACAAGAAGAGCACCGGCCGCGAGGGCTATCCCGGCCCCGAAGACCCCGGCGTGATCTCCGTGACCGAGATCTTCAACTACTACAAGACCTACGGCTACAAGACCGAGGTGATGGGGGCGAGCTTCCGCAACACCGACGAGATCATCGAACTGGCGGGCTGCGACCTGCTCACCATCTCCCCGGCGCTGCTGGCCCAGCTGCGCGGAACCCAGGGAACCCTTGACCGCAAGCTCAACGCCTTCGATCCAGCCCCCACCCAGCCCCAGATCCACCTCGATGAGGCCCGCTTCCGGGCCATGATGGAAGAGGATCCCATGGCCACCGAAAAGCTGGACGAGGGGATCCGGGGCTTCTGCAAGGCCATCGAGACCCTCGAGGCCCAGCTCGCCCACCGCCTCGCCGAACTGGAGGGCGGCGCTGCCTTCGGCCATGCGGTGCATGAGATCTTCCTGCTCAACGACCTCGACGGCGACGGCTGCATCACCCGCGAGGAATGGCTGGGCAGCGATGCGGTCTTCGATGCCCTCGACACCGACAACGACGGACGGCTGGCTCCGGAGGACGTGCGCGGCGGTCTTGGTGCCGCCCTGGCCCTGGCGGCCAGCCGCTGATCCACCGCCGTGAACGCCCTCCAGACAATGCAGGCCCTCGCCAGCACCGGCGAAGTGATCACGGTGGAGCCCGGAACGCTGATCTTCAGCTCCGGCGAGCCGGGCGACTGCATGTTCGGCCTGCTGGAGGGGCGGGTCGAGCTGAGCTGGAACGGCGACCAGGGCCACGAACAGATCAACGCCGGCGATGTGTTCGGCGCCGGAGCCCTGGTCACCAGCGAGCACCGCCGCTACGGCAATGCCCGCGCCCTCACCCCCTGCAGGCTGCTGGTGATGAACCGCGAGAAGTTCCTGTTCGCCGTGCAGGAGTCGCCGATGTTCGCGATCGAACTGCTGGGGTCGATCGACATGCGGCTGCGCCAGCTGAAGGACTGCACCCGCATCTGAGCCCGGCGGGGCCGGGATTGGCCGCCGATCAGCTGCGCTGCAGCAGCAGCCGCCTGATCACCCGCTGGGCGATGTCGCCATAGCCCAGCTCCCCGGAGAGGATCTGGGCGATCCGGCGCGGGGCCGTGGGGCGCTTGATGCCGAGCTGATAGCCCACCCGCGGCACCCGGTAGAACACCTGGGCGATCCGCCGCCCCCAGGCCATCGAATCGCCCCACACCCGCCGCATCACGGCCGAGTAAGCCGCCAGGGCCTCAGGCTCGCCGCCCAGCCAGCGATCCACCGCCGCGGCCGCCTCGCAACCGCTCAGCAGCGCCGGCCGCAGGCCTTCGGCCAGGAAGGGATCACACAGCGAGGCCGCGTCCCCGGCCACCACCAGGCCGGCCCCGTGCAGCGGGTAATGGCCATTCCAGAGCCGCAGCCGCCCGCGGGTGCGCACCCCCGCATCAGCGGAGAACCCCAGGCTGGGCAGCAGCTCGGCAAGCACGGCATTCTCCTCGAGGCCGTCGCGGCCCACGAAGCTGCCCAGGCCGATGCTGTAGCCGCCCTGGCGGGGAAAGGCCCAGCAGAAGCCGTGGCGCACCAGGCCGAAGTCGAACCGGGCCGCGGCAGGATCCAGCACGGGCCCCTCCAGCTCCACCGACACGGTGGCGGCGAAGCGGGGCTGGCGCGGACCCAGCCCCAGCGGGGCCGCCAGGCGGGAGCCGGAGCCATCGGCCAGCACCACGGCTTGCGCCTGCAGCGCGAGCCGGGCGCCCCCGGGCTCCCTGACCTGGACAGACCAGCCGCCGGGGGTGGTCTCGAGGCCCTCCACGGCCATGCCACAGGCCAGCCGGGCCCCGACGCCCTGGGCCTGCTCGATCAGATAGGCATCGAGCCGGGACCGCCGCACGATCCAGAACGGAGCCTCCCCCGGCAGTTCCGCCAGCACGGGATCGCCCAGGGCCCAGCTGAACCGCACCCGCTCGATCACCGTGTCCACCGCCGGGCGCAGATCGAAGGGGAACCAGCGCTGCACCGAGGCGGCCATGCCCCCGCCGCAGGGCTTGGTCCTGGGGAAGGTGGCACTGTCGAGCACCAGCACATCGCGGCCCAGCCGGGCGAGGTGAAAGGCGGCGGCGGCACCGGCGGCGCCGGCTCCCACCACGATCACCTCGGGCCTGCAGCCCGCCAGGGAACTCACGGCGATCCGCTCACACCTTGAGGATCTCGGCTTCCTTCTCCTTCAGGTGCTTCTCCAGCTCCTCGATGAACTTGTCCGTGAGCTTCTGCACCTTCTCCTGCTCGTCGTGGCTCTGGTCCTCGGACAGCTCGCCGTCCTTCTCCAGCTTCTTGATGCGGTCGATGCCGTCACGGCGGTTGTTGCGCAGGGCCACCTTGCCCTCCTCCGCATACTTCGCGGCGATCTTGCAGAGCTCCTTGCGGCGGTCCTCGGTGAGGGGGGGAATGTTGATGCGGATCACCCTGCCGTCGTTGTTGCAGGTGAGGCCCAGGTCACTCATGGCAATCGCCTTTTCGATCAGGCCCATGGCACTGGTGTCGAACGGCTGGATCTGGATGGTCTGGGAATCCGGCGTGGAGAGGCTGGCGAGCGACCTGAGGGGGGTTTCGGCGCCGTAGTACTCCACCGAGATCTTGTCGAGCAGGGAGGGATTGGCCCGGCCGGTCCGGATGGTGTTGAAGTTGCGCAGGGCGGCGTCCACCGATTTGCGCATGCTGGCTTCGAGGTCCATGGCGATGGCTTGGGGGCTGATGCGGGAAGTCTGGGGGAGAGGGGGTGGGGCTCAGGCGGGGTGGATGCGGGTGCCGATCGCTTCACCCGCCACGGCGCGGCCGATGTTGCCGGCACCGAAGAGATCAAACACCACGATGGGGATGGCGTTGTCCTTGCAGAGGGCGATGGCGGCCGCATCCATCACCTCCAGCTCACCGCTGAGCACCTCGAGGAACGAGAGGCTCTCGTAGCGGCGGGCATCGGCATGCTTGGCCGGGTCCTTGTCGTACACCCCATCCACCTTGGTGGCCTTGAACACCACATCGGCGCCGATCTCGGCGGCCCGCAGGGCGGCGGTGGTGTCGGTGGTGAAGAAGGGATTGCCGGTGCCGGCCGCGAAGATCACCACCCGCCCCTTCTCCATGTGGCGGATGGCCTTGCGGCGGATGTAGGGCTCCGCCACCTCCTGCATGGAGATGGCGCTCTGCACCCGGGTGGGCACGCCGGCCCTCTCCAGACCGTCCTGCAGGGTGATGGCGTTCATCACGGTGGCCAGCATGCCCACGTAGTCGGCGGTGGCGCGGTCCATGCCGGCGGCGCTGCCCTTGAGGCCGCGGAAGATGTTGCCGCCGCCCACCACGATCGCCAGCTGGGTGCCGTCGGCCACGCAGGCCGCCACGTCGGCGGCGATCGCCTGCACGATCGCCGGATCGATGCCGTAGCCCTGCTCTCCCATCAGCGCCTCGCCGCTGAGCTTGAGGAGCACGCGCTGATAACCCATCGGCACCACGGATTTGCCGCACCGTAGCAATGGCATGGAAGGGAGTCGTGCCCTGGCCGTCTGGCTTGTCGCGGCCCCGGCGGGGCGCTTCACTGGCGATGACGCCCCGCCGAGGCTGACGCCCCATGGCCGCCGATCCCACCCCATCCACGGTGCGCTCCTGCGGGGTGATGGCCCGCCTCACCCTCTCGGCCCTGGAGCGGGCGAGCGGCGACGCCGGCATCTGGCGGGAGCCCGCCGTGCATCACGCCCTGCTGATCAGCGGCCTCTCGGTGCTGATCAGCGGGCTGGCCCAGCTCCAGGACGACCTGGGCTGAGCGGCGGCAGGGCTCAGTACTCGATCCCGGCCTGGGCCTTCACCCCCTGCTCCCGGAACGGATGGCGCACCAGGGTCATCTCGGTGACCAGGTCGGCCCGCTCCAGCAGGCCGGCGGGAGCGCCGCGGCCCGTGAGGGCCACGTGGGTGAGGGGCGGCCGCAGGGCCAGGCCCTCCAGCACCTGCTCGAGCTCCAGGTAGCCGAGCTTGAGGGCCACGTTCACCTCATCGAGCACCACGAGCTGGCGGCTGCCATCGGCGAGGTAGGCGCGGGAGCGCTCCCAGGCCAGCTGCACCAGGGCCCGGTCGCGCTCCCGGTCCTGGGTTTCCCAGGTGAAGCCCTCACCGAGGGCATGCCAGTGCAACGCCTCGCCGAACACCTCCAGCGCCCGGGCCTCGCCGGGTTGCCAGCCCCCCTTGATGAACTGCACCACCGCCACCTGGCCGCCATGGCCGAGGGTGCGCAGCACCAGGCCCAGGGCGGCGGTGGTCTTGCCCTTGCCGTTGCCGGTGAACACGAGCACCAGGCCCTTCTCCAGGCTGCGCTCCCCCACCCGCTGCTGCTGCACCTCCTTGCGCCGGGCCATGCGGCGCCGGTAGGCCTCCTCATCCCGTTCCGGGGCCAGGGCGCCACCCGGTCCCAGCTCCTGGGCGATCTGGTCGAGGGAGGTGTCGCTCATGGGGCGCTCAGACCGGCGGATCAGCAGCATCCTGACCGGTTCAGGCCACCTGCCGGGCGGGGGAGCCGGGCCCCGTGCCACGGGCCAGGGCCGCATCCACCGCCTGCTGCTGATCCCGGCGGGTGATCCAGTGGTGATACGTGCGGGTGTGGATCGCCACCGAGTGCCCCATCATCCGGGCCGCCACCGTGTCGGGCAGGCCGATGTGGATGGTGCGCACCGCCCAGGCGTGGCGCAGGTCGTAGGGGGTGATCGGCAGGCCGTAGCGGCGGAACTGCTCCGCCACCCGGCGGCCCACCTGCTGCAGGGTGGTGCGCCGCAGATCCGTGCAGACCTGCGGCAGCACCTCCGCGCCATGGCCAAGGCGTTCGAGGCCGAACTGCTCCACCCAGTGGGGCTGGAACGGCCACACCTGGTGCTCGCCGGTCTTGCTGGTGGGCAGCACCCGGATCACCCGGTCACCGCCGGGCCCGAGCGGTGACAGGTCGCTGAAGAACGCCTCGTGGTTGCGCAGGCCGTAGCAGGCGATCAATCCGTAGACCAGGCGCCAGGCCGGATTCGGCACCTGCTCCACCAGCGCGAGGATCTGGCCGTCGCTCGGCAGCTGGCGGAAGCGGGCCACGTGAAGGCCATAGCCGGCTGCTCTCTGGGTCCAGTCGGAGGGCAGGGCGACATCCGCCTGACGCGCCAGCGCCGCCAGCGCCGTGCCGCACTGCTGGCGGCTGCGGCTTCCCGGTGCGTAGCTCTCCAGGGTCCGGAGGAGCAGGGCCTCGTCCGGCGGCTGCCCACCCGCCAGGGCGCGCAGCCGCCGGAGGTACGGCCTGTAGGCGGCGGTCCAGGTGGTGCGGCTGCCGGCCGGATTGCGGCGGCGGCGTGGATCGCGGAAGAAGGCCTGCTCGAAGGCCGTGATAACGCCATCAAGGCCGGTGGTGGGCGCAGACCGGGGCTCGGCCGGGGGGTCCGCAGCGGTGGTGCGGCTCCAGCTGGACCACGTAAAGGCCTCGAGTTCCAGCTGGCGTTGCACTTCGCGCAGGCAACGCAGGGCCTCAGCCACCCCATCGGCCGTTGCCGGCAGGGCCAGGCTGAGCCTCTGCACCCGCCACCGGCCGCCCCCGGCGCGGCAGGGGAGGGGCCCGCGCAGGCCGATGCGGCCGCCGCGGCGCTCAAGCCGCAGATTCAGACCGGCCACGGCGAGGCGGGCATTGTGCTGGCCGATCAGCCCATCCACCGCCGCCACGGTTCCGGCATCCGGGCGGGCCGGCGGCAGCGCGTCGGGAACGGCGGAACGGGAGGAGATGGCCGAAGTCCGAATCGGCCAGACCCTATCGATCCCCACAGGACACGGCTAGCCCCAGGCCTGCAGCGTTACGCTCACGGCCATGACGGCGAAGGGAACCGAGAGCATGGCCAAAGTGGGCGTGCTGCTGCTGAACCTCGGGGGCCCCGAGCGGATCCAGGATGTCGGCCCTTTTCTGTACAACCTGTTCTCCGATCCGGAGATCATCCGGCTGCCCAACCCGGCCCTGCAGAAGCCCCTGGCCTGGCTGATCAGCAGCCTACGGGCCGGCAAATCCCAGGAGGCCTACCGCTCGATCGGCGGAGGTTCACCGCTGCGCCGCATCACCGAACAGCAGGCCCGGGAACTGCAGAGCACCCTGCGCCAGCGGGGCATCGATGCCACCAGCTACGTGGCGATGCGCTACTGGCATCCCTTCACCGAATCCGCCGTGGCGGACATCAAGGCCGACGGGGTGGATGAGGTGGTGGTGCTCCCCCTCTACCCCCACTTCTCGATCAGCACCAGCGGCTCCAGCTTCCGGGAACTGCAGCGCCTGCGCCAGGCCGACCCCGCCTTCCGGCGGCTGCCGATCCGCTGCATCCGCAGCTACTACGACGACCCCGGCTACATCGCGGCGATGGCCGAACTGATCGCCCGGGAGATCCAGGCCTGCCCGGACCCCAGCCAGGCCCACGTGTTCTTCAGCGCCCACGGCGTGCCCAAGAGCTACGTGGAGGAGGCGGGCGACCCCTACCAGCAGGAGATCGAGGCCTGCGCCGGCCTGATCATGCAGAAGCTGGAGGCCGACCTTGGCCATACCAATCCGTTCACCCTCGCCTACCAGAGCCGTGTGGGGCCGGTGGAGTGGCTGCGGCCCTACACCGACGAAGCCCTCCACGACCTGGGGGAGCAGGGGGTGAAGGATCTGGTGGTGGTGCCGATCAGCTTCGTGAGCGAACACATCGAGACCCTGGAGGAGATCGACATCGAGTACCGGGAGATCGCCACCGAAGCGGGCATCACCAACTTCCGCCGCGTTCCTGCCCTCGACACCAGTGCGTCGTTCATCTCCGGCCTGGCCAACCTCGTGCAGCACGCCCTGGAAGGACCCGAGGTGAACCTGGACCAGGCGGCGTCCTTGCCCACCAAGGTGAAGCTCTACCCGCAGGACAAGTGGGCGTGGGGCTGGAACAACAGCTCCGAGGTGTGGAACGGCCGTCTGGCCATGGTGGGGTTCTCGGCGTTCCTGCTGGAGCTCCTGAGTGGACGGGGCCCGTTGCATGCGCTGGGCCTGCTGTGACCCGATGGGCCCCGCCATCCGCCTGGCGCTGATCGGCCTGGTTCTGGGCACCAGCCTGGCCCCTGCCCAGCCCGCACGGGCCAACAGCTGGAGGCTCGGGGCCTTTCCAGTGGCCAGCTTCGCCGGCTACACCAGCGCCTTCGGCATGCGCGTGCATCCCCTCCGCGGCGATGTCCGTCCCCACTACGGCCTGGACATCGCCGCCCCGCTCGGCTCCCCGATCCGCAGCTGGTGGTCGGGAGTGGTGCAGGAAGTGATCAACGATGGCGGCTGCGGCGTGGGCCTCGTGATCCGCTCCGGCGGCTACGAACACATCTATTGCCACCTGGGTGGCATCGGCCAGGGCGGGCTTTACCGCAGCGGCGACGTGCAGCTGCGGGTGGGGCAGGCGGTGCGCACCGGCCAGGTGATCGCCCACGTGGGGCTGAGCGGCAGCACCACCGGCCCCCATCTGCACTGGGGCCTGCGCCACGGGGGGCGGTGGATCGATCCGGCCAAGGTGCTGCGGGCGATGGCGCGGGCCAGGCGGGCCCCAAAAGCAGCACCACGGCCTAGGGTTGCTGGTGTTCGATAGAAGGCCCGCGTGGCAGGCCTGCTGCAGCCGTGACGCTTACGCCCCTCACTCCTGCGGTCCAGTCCGCGACGACGACGGTCCCCGCCGGGGAGGCCCCGGAGTCGCCGGGCGGCACCGCCGGGCAGCCCGCTGATCAACCCACTGGGCCGCTCACAGAGCAGCCCCTGCGGGTGTCCGGCGGCTACGCCCTGATGGACGCCCTGCACCGCCACGGGGTGACCCACATCTTCGGCTACCCCGGCGGGGCGATCCTGCCGATCTACGACGAGCTCCACAAGGCCGAGAGCCGCGGCTGGCTCAAGCACATCCTGGTGCGCCACGAGCAGGGCGGCACCCACGCGGCCGACGCCTATGCCCGGGCCACGGGCCGGGTGGGCGTGTGCTTCGGCACCTCGGGCCCCGGGGCCACCAACCTGGTGACGGGCATCGCCACCGCCCATATGGATTCGGTGCCGATGGTGGTGATCACGGGCCAGGTGCCCCGGGCGGCGATCGGCACCGACGCCTTCCAGGAAACGGACATCTTCGGCATCACCCTGCCGATCGTGAAGCACTCCTGGGTGGTGCGCGACCCCCGCGACATCGGCCGCATCGTGGCGGAGGCCTTCGTGATCGCCGCCACGGGCCGTCCCGGCCCCGTGCTGATCGACGTGCCCAAGGACGTGGGCATCGAGCAGTTCGACTACGTGCCGGTGGAGCCCGGCAGTGCCATCCCCGCCGGCTTCCGCCTCCCCCCCCAGCCCGACCCCGACCGGATTCAGGCCGCCCTGCAGCTGATCCGCCAGGCCCGCCGGCCCCTGCTCTACGTGGGAGGGGGAGCGATCAGCAGCGGCGCCCATGGGCAGGTGCGGCAGCTGGCGGAACTGTTCCAGATCCCGGTCACCACCACCCTGATGGGCAAGGGGGCCTTCGATGAGACCCACCCCCTGGCCGTGGGCATGCTGGGCATGCACGGCACCGCCTACGCCAACTTCGCCGTCACCGAGTGCGATCTGCTGATCGCCACCGGGGCCCGCTTCGACGACCGCGTCACCGGCCGGCTCGATAGCTTCGCGCCCCGGGCCCAGGTGGTGCACATCGACATCGATGCCGCCGAGGTGGGCAAGACCCGCATCCCGGATGTGGCCGTGGTGAGCGATGTGCGCCTGGCCCTCGACGCCCTGCTCAACGCCGCCCAGGCCGCAGCGGCCGGCCAGGACGGTGGCCTGCCGCAGGGCCGCACCGCCCCCTGGCTGGAGCGGATCGCCAGCTGGAAGCGCCATTACCCGCTCGTCATTCCCACCCCTGAGGGCGAGATCGCGCCCCAGGAGGTGGTGATCGCCCTGCAGGAGCTGGCCCCCAAGGCCTACTACACCACCGATGTGGGCCAGCACCAGATGTGGGCGGCCCAGTACCTGCACAACGCTCCCCGCCACTGGATCAGCAGTGCCGGGCTGGGCACCATGGGCTTCGGCCTGCCGGCGGCCATGGGGGTGCAGACGGCCTTCCCCGACGAGCAGGTGATCTGCGTGGCCGGCGATGCCTCGATCCTGATGAACATCCAGGAGCTGGGCACCCTGGCCCAGTACGGGCTGCCGGTGAAGGTGGTGGTGCTGAACAACGGCTGGCAGGGCATGGTGCGCCAGTGGCAGGAGAGCTTCTACGAGGAGCGCTACTCCGCCTCCGAGATGACCGGCGGCATGCCCGATTTCGAGGCCCTGGCCGAGGCCTTCGGCGTGCGGGGCATGCTGATCACCGAGCGGTCGCGGCTGCGGGAGCAACTGGCCGAAGCCCTCGCCCACCCCGGGCCCGTCTTCATCGATGTGAAGGTGCGCCGCAACGAGAACTGCTACCCGATGGTGCCCCCGGGCGCCAGCAACGCCCAGATGGTGGGCCTGCCCTCCCACCCCGAACTCGCCATCGACACCACCCGGCAATGCAACAGCTGCGGCTCCAGCACGGCCAGCGACCACCGCTTCTGCCCCAGCTGCGGCGCCAAGCTCTGAAGCCGCTCACGCCGCTCCTGCGCAGGGGCCTGGGGGTGATCCTGGCCCTGGCCCTGGCTGCCACCGCCCTGGTCAGCCAGGCTGGGGCCGCCGCGGCCGCCGAGGTGCTGCAGGTGCGGGGCAGCGGGCAGCTGCAGATCGGCGACGGCAACCGCAGCTACACGGTGGGGCTGGCCTGCATCCAGATCACGCCGGAGCAGCGCCCGGAGGCCGTGGCCTGGCTGCGCCAGGCGCTGCCGCGCCGCAGCAAGGTGAACCTGCGCCCCTTCGGCAGCGAGGCCGGCACCCTGATGGCCCGGGTCACCCGCCTGCCGCGGGAGCGCGCCGGGAGCGACGCCCTGGATCTGGGCCAGGGCCTGCTGGAGGCCGGCCTGGCGGAGCGGGCCACGGGCGCCGGCGCCATGGGGTGCCCGGAGCTGGGATGAGCCTGAACCGCACCGCCAAGGGCATCGTTCTGGTGCCTTCCCTGCTGCTGGGAGGGGCCTTCCTGGCGGCCGCGCTCTGGGGGGAAGGTGCCGCCGAGGGCAACCGGTCCCTGGCCGCGGGCCTGGGCAGCGCCCTGATGGCCGCGGGACTGCTGGCCCAGCTGCTGCCGGAGCCGGAGCCCGAGGAGGACAGGAGGGACTGAAGCCCGCCTGGTGCTGCCGCCCCGAAGCGCGTCCGGGCCGCTCAGCCTGCAGCACGGGATCAGGTCAGGCCTGCCGGCCTGGCCAGGCTCCCCGCCCTATTTCTTGCTGTCCACGGCTTTGGAGTACTCGCTGAGCACCTCATCGACAAACTTCTTGTCGGCGGCACCCAGACGGTTGTAACAACCCTGACGCACCCGCCCCACCACCTGGATGATCGTGCCATTGGCAATCTGCTCCGGCTGCAACTTGCCGGCATTGGCCACCTGCCCGCCGTAGCGATTGGTCACCACGTAGGTGATCGCCTTGGCATTGGAGAGCACCGCCTTCTCCACAGGGATCTTCGACTCCACCACCAGCTCACAGACGTTCACGGCCGCGGCCAGGGCCATGTCGTTCATCAGCTCCATGGAGGCCGGCTTGGCAGCGGCCGCCTGGGCGAGGGCAGGCCGGCCCATGCCAGGGAGGCTGCCGGCGCTGATCGCCAGGGCGGAGGCAAGCGCTGAGACAGCGGCGCTGGTGGCGACGACGGAGACCCGAGCCTTGGCGGTGAGGCAGGCCTGAAGGGAGCGGAACACGAAAACCGTGGGTGGTGCGGTTGGACTGGAACCACTGTGGCACCCAGGACCCGGCACACCCAGTCTTTCGGCCCATTCACAGTCGGAGCGCAGAGTGTCCATCGTGGCCAGATTCAGGGAAGCTGCCGCTGGCCATGGCCTCCCCTGACGCGCTGGTGCTGCCCCTGGCGGCGGTGGACCTGCAGGCCCTGCCGCAGGTGGGCGGCAAGAACGCCTCCCTCGGCGAGATGATCCAGGCCCTGGCCGCCGCCGGGGTGCAGGTGCCGGGGGGCTTTGCGGCCACCGCCAGCGCCTACCGCCATTTCCTGGCCGCCAACGCCCTCGAGGCGCCGCTGCACGGGATCCTCGACGGGCTGGATGCGGGCGACCTGGCGGCCCTGCAGGCCGCCGGCGCCGCGGCCCGCTCCCTGCTGCTGGCGGCCCCCCTGCCGCGGGATCTCGAGGAGGCCCTGCTGGCCAGCTACCGCCAGCTCAGTCCGCCGGTGCCGGCGGGGCAATGCCCCGAACCGATCGCGGTGGCCGTGCGCTCCAGTGCCACCGCCGAAGACCTGCCCGACGCCTCCTTCGCCGGCCAGCAGGAGACCTACCTCAACGTGCGGGGCGAAGGGGCCCTGCTGGCCGCCTGCCGCCGCTGCTACGCCTCCCTGTTCACCGACCGGGCCATCTCCTACCGCCAGATCAACGGCTACGACCACTTCGAGGTGGCCCTCTCGATCGGGGTGCAGCGGATGGTGCGCTCGGATCTGGCGGCGTCGGGGGTGATGTTCAGCATCGACACCGAAACCGGCTTCCGCGATGCCGTGCTGCTCACGGCCGCC
This portion of the Cyanobium sp. NIES-981 genome encodes:
- the ilvB gene encoding biosynthetic-type acetolactate synthase large subunit, yielding MDALHRHGVTHIFGYPGGAILPIYDELHKAESRGWLKHILVRHEQGGTHAADAYARATGRVGVCFGTSGPGATNLVTGIATAHMDSVPMVVITGQVPRAAIGTDAFQETDIFGITLPIVKHSWVVRDPRDIGRIVAEAFVIAATGRPGPVLIDVPKDVGIEQFDYVPVEPGSAIPAGFRLPPQPDPDRIQAALQLIRQARRPLLYVGGGAISSGAHGQVRQLAELFQIPVTTTLMGKGAFDETHPLAVGMLGMHGTAYANFAVTECDLLIATGARFDDRVTGRLDSFAPRAQVVHIDIDAAEVGKTRIPDVAVVSDVRLALDALLNAAQAAAAGQDGGLPQGRTAPWLERIASWKRHYPLVIPTPEGEIAPQEVVIALQELAPKAYYTTDVGQHQMWAAQYLHNAPRHWISSAGLGTMGFGLPAAMGVQTAFPDEQVICVAGDASILMNIQELGTLAQYGLPVKVVVLNNGWQGMVRQWQESFYEERYSASEMTGGMPDFEALAEAFGVRGMLITERSRLREQLAEALAHPGPVFIDVKVRRNENCYPMVPPGASNAQMVGLPSHPELAIDTTRQCNSCGSSTASDHRFCPSCGAKL
- a CDS encoding GIVxVP protein; protein product: MSLNRTAKGIVLVPSLLLGGAFLAAALWGEGAAEGNRSLAAGLGSALMAAGLLAQLLPEPEPEEDRRD